The genomic window GCCCGAGCGCAAGGACCGCACGTTCCTGCGCGTCCATGACCGGCTCGACCAGCCCTGCCCTGCCTGCTCAACGCCGGTCAAGCGCGTGAGCTACAGCGAGTCCACGCTCTACTACTGCCCGACCTGCCAGACCGGTGGCCGCGAACTCGCCGACCGCCGCTTCTCCAAGTTCCTGAAATGAGTCCGACGGCTTCCGACATTCGACACTCGTCATTCGACATTCGTCATTCTCCGCTGGTCTCTGTCTGCTCTGAAGTCGGCCGCGGCCATCCGGCGTATCTCGATTCGGTCCTGCTGGCGCTCGAACGACTGCAGCGCGAAAGCGGGGACAGTCCTATGGAACGGGAGGACGCGCGGTACAGTCCCCGTTTTCGCGGTCATGTCCCGCGGCTAACGGTGCCGGATCTCTGCACCGGGACCTCGGGGCTCGCGTGGAGCATGGCCCGCACTGCCTATCGGCTCGGCGGTCAGGGCGGCCCGGCCACCTGGTTGTACAACCGCCTTCGATCCCCTGACGCGAAACCGTCAGGACTCCAACTCAGCCTTCTCGGCTCCAGCCTGCGCAAGGCCTTCACCGGCTACGAGGGTGTCTGCATCGTCGACCACCCGCTGCTCGCTCATATCCTCTCCCCGGTCTGCCGCGCCGCGTACCTTCACTGCGAGATTGCCGCACCCGGGCTGTCCGCGGTCCCCGACGCCTGGCGCACGTTTGTGCCTCTTGAATCCACGGCTCAGAAGCTGGAAGCGCTGGGCGTGAACAGCGAACGGCTCTCCGTGACCGGCCTCGTGGTTGAACCCCAGCTAGCCGAGATCGCCGAGTCGACGCTACAGGCCCGGCTGGCCCGGCTCGACTCTGACCAACCACTCACGGTAGGCTTCTTCGCCTCCGGCGCCGAACCCAGACCCCATACCGCCGCTATCTCCGCCGGTCTGGCATCGGTCACGCGCGCCGGTCACAAAGCAGTCATCTCGTGGGGCACCGGGATGCTAAAGGCTGCCAAAACCCAGTTCGCGCTCCGCCGGGCCGGAGCGCTTGACGAGGCTTTTCGGGTCATCTGGGCGCGGGACCGCGAGTCATCAACCGGCGCATTAGCGGGTGTCTTTCCTGACCTGGACCTGATGGTCTGCGCCGCGCACGAGCGAACCGGCTGGGCAGTCGGCCTCGGGCTGCCTATGCTCGCGCTGCTGCCCCACATCGGGCCGTTTGCGCCCGACAACTTCGCGTTCGCCTCGGAACAGGGCGTCTGTCTCCCGCTCGATGGCACGGCCGCAGCTGCCCGGCTTGGCGACACCCTAGCGGAACTGCGACGAAGCGGCCGACTGGCCGAGATGGCCCGCAGCGGCTGGGGTAGGCACGCCATCACCGGCGCGAAGACCGCGGCCCGCGTGCTCCTGTCCGCCGCCTAGCCGACCCGGCACCGGCGCCAGCCAACCACGGATCAACGCGCTAGACACTGATAGATCATCCAGCCTGCCCACCTGATCGTCACACGGCATCCCACCTCTCCATGGTCCGCTTCTGCATTCTGACGCCTGACTTCGGACGTAGAAAGAAAACGCTTGACACCCGGCCCTATTTCAGTATTCTTATACCGAAATGGCTAATACCAAGCGTCAGAACGGTTCCGCTCCCTTCCGGGTCTCCGAGGCGGCCAACCTCGGCTTGCACGCGCTAGCCGTCATAGCGGCCGGTCCGGAGCCTTTGACACGCACGCGTGAGATCGCGTCCAGGCTGAAGGCCTCGGCCGCTCACCTTGCCAAGGTGATGGTGGCGCTCGAGCGCGCCGGCCTCGTGTCCGGCGCGCGCGGCCCGGCCGGCGGGTACCGGCTCAACCGGGCGCCGCGGCAGATAACGCTGCGCGAGATCTACGAGGCGATCGAGGGACCGATGCAGGCCCGCGAGTGCCTGTTCGACGAGCCGGTGTGCACGGCAAAGGGCTGTGCGCTGAGCGACTACTTCGGCAAGCTTAACCGTGACGTGATGCGCACGTTGGAGCGCACCCGTCTGACCGACCTGATGAAGGAATTCGGAGGAAACAATGGGAAGTAAACGCAAGATCATCCGTATCGACGAAGAGAAGTGCACCGGCTGCGGCCAGTGCATCCCCAACTGCCCGGAAGGTGCCCTGCAGGTCATCGACGGCAAGGCGCGGCTGATATCCGACCTGTTCTGCGACGGGCTCGGCGCCTGCGTCGGCAACTGCCCGGAAGGCGCGATGGAAGTCACCGAACGCGAGGCCGAACCCTACGACGAGGCGCGCGTAATGGAGAACATCGTGAAGGCCGGGCCGAACACGATTGCGGCCCACCTTCACCACCTGAAGGAACACGGCGCGACCGCCTACTACAATGAGGCCGTGGCCTGCCTTGAGAAGAAAGGAATCCCCATGCCCAGAGAGAAGAAGAACCTTGCCTGCGGCTGCCCCGGCTCGGCCGTCCGCGACCTGTCGCCGGAGCCGGCCAAAGCTGCGACTGCCGCCCCCGGCGCCGCGCGGTCATCGCGCCTGCGCAACTGGCCGATCCAGCTCATGCTCGTCCCGGTCAGCGCGCCCTATCTCAGGAACGCTGACCTCCTGCTCTCGGCCGACTGCGTCGGCTCGTCGCACCCCAACTTCCACGACGAACTGCTGAAGGACCGGGTGCTGATAATCGCCTGCCCCAAACTCGACGATACCGACCACTACCTTGAGAAGTTGACCGAGCTGTTCCGGGAGAACGAACCCAAGTCGGTCATGGTCGCGCATATGACCGTGCCCTGCTGCTTCGGCCTGGTGCAGATCGTCCAGCAGGCCATCGCCGCTTCGGGCAAGCCGATACCATTCGCCCAGGTGACCATCGGTCTCGACGGCAAAGTGGCGAAGTGAGACCCATCACGGTGGCCGATTCGCCGGTCGTTCCCAATCCGAACGGCCTGGACGCGCACCGCCTCTTCGCCTCTCCCGACGTCGAGGTGGTTCACATCGCTCTGCCGGCCGGCCACGCACTCGTCCGCCACGCCGCGCCGGTGGACACGCTCTTCTACATCATCACCGGCATCGGGACCGTCGAGTCCGATGCCGGCAGCGTGCGGGCTGAGGCCGGCACGCTTGTCCCCCATCCGAAAGAGACGTTCCACCGGGTGCGGAACGAAACCCGGGACCGGCTCGAGTTCCTTGTCATCAAGGCACCGCGCCCGGTGGTCCCGCCCCGGTTCGACGCAACCGCAAACCAAACCCAACCAGAAGGAGACAATCCGTGAGTATGTTCTGCTACCAATGCGAGCAGACCGCCCGAGGCACCGGTTGTACCGCCCACGGCGTCTGCGGCAAGGATGAAACCTGCTCGACTTTGCAGGATCTTCTTGTGTACGCGACCAAGGGCGTGTCCCAGTACGCCCATCGCGCGCGCGCTTTGGGAGCGGTCGACCGAGAAGTTAACGTGTTTACGGTCGAGGCGCTCTTCACCACCATCACCAACGTCGACTTTGACACCGAACGCCTGTCCGGCTGGCTCGAGCAGGCGTTCGAGATGCGCAACAAGGCCAGGACCATGTACGAGGAAGCCTGCCGCAAGTCGGGCAAGACGCCGGAGCAGTTGTCCGGACCGGCTGCATGGCAGCCGCCTGTCATCGGCTCCGAGATCTTCGCACAGGGCCACGAGCAGGGAGTGCTCGCGCGGCACAAGCTCTGGGGCGACGACCTCGCCGACCTGCACGACCTCGCGCTCTACGGGCTCAAAGGCGCGGCCGCCTATGCAGACCACGCCCAGAAGCTCGGCCAGGAAGACGACGCCGCCTATGCCGAGTTCCACCGGATCCTCGACCTGCTGGCCCGGGACCAGCTGGACGCGGACACGCTCTTTGCCGCTGCCCTCGACGCGGGCCGGCTCAACTACCGTACCATGGAACTGCTCGACGCGGCCAACACCGGCGCCTTCGGCCATCCGGCGCCCACGCCGGTGCGTATGACCCCGGTCAAGGGCAAGGCGATCCTCGTCTCCGGCCACTCGCTCCGCGACCTCGCGGCGCTGCTCAAGCAAACCGAGGGCAAGGGCATCAACGTCTACACCCACGGCGAGATGCTGCCGGCACACGGCTACCCGAACCTGAGGAAGTACGGCCACCTCGTCGGCCACTACGGCACCGCCTGGCAGAACCAGCAGAAGGAGTTCGCCGACTTTCCGGGCGCCATCCTGATGACCACCAACTGCATCCAGAAGCCGCGTGACGAGTACTTCGGCCGCATCTTCACCTCGGGCCTGGTGGCCTGGCCCGGCGTCGCGCACATCCCGAACCAGGACTTCTCGCCGGTCATCAAGGCTGCGCTCGAAGCGCCCGGGTTCACCGCTGACGAACCGGAGAAGACCACGCTGGTCGGCTTCGCCCGCAACGCCGTCCTGGCCGCTGCGCCCAAGGTCATCGAGCTGGTCAAGGCCGGCAAGATCAAGCACTTCTTCCTGGTTGGCGGCTGCGACGGCTCCAAGCCCGAGCGCAACTACTACACCGAGCTCGTCGAAAAGACGCCCAAGGACACGATCGTCCTCACCCTCGCCTGCGGCAAGTTCAAGTTCAACCACCTCCAACTCGGCGACATCGAAGGCATCCCGCGCCTGCTCGACATCGGCCAGTGCAACGACGCCTACTCCGCGATCCAGATCGCCCTTGCGCTCGCCCAGGCCTTCAACACCGAAGTCAACAAACTGCCCCTCTCCATCATCCTCTCCTGGTACGAACAGAAAGCGGTCGCCATCCTCCTCACCCTGCTCGCGCTCGACGTCAAGAACATACGCATCGGTCCCTCGCTCCCCGCCTTCCTCACCCCCAATCTCGTGAAGATCCTCGTGGACAAGTACCAACTGGCGCCGACCAAGACCGCCGACGAAGACCTCAAGGCTATTCTCGGCTAGACATCTGCCTCCCTAAAGAGGGCCGCGGCTCGTCCGCGGCCCTCGCGGTTTCGAAGCACGAACGCGAGGCACGAACCAGCTGCCGCGCTCACTCCTTGACACGCCACCCCCCGGGCGTAATCTGACAGACCTTGGCAACGAGCACCGACGCGCCTCCGCCTCGTTCGTCCGGCGCCGGCCCGAAGCATTGGCCGCTCTTCGGTTCCCTGGCCGTCTTCGGGCTGACGATGATGGCAATGCTGGCGCTGTCGCTGCACCTGACCTCGGGACGCCTGATATACCCACTGGACGATACCTACATCCAGATGGCCATGGCCAAGAACGCCGTGCTGCACGGCACCTGGGGGGTGACGCGACACGGATTCTCCGGCTCGTCCTCTTCGCCGCTGTGGACTCTGCTGGTCTCCGGTTCTTATCTGCTCTTCGGGGTGAACGAGGTCACGCCGTTTGTCCTCAGTTTGCTTTCCGGCACGCTTGCGGTGATAGTCGCATACTCCGTTCTCAATAGACACATCACCAGCCGACCCGCGGTCTTGGCCGCCTGCGTCCTCGGAGTACTGCTGACGCCGCTGCCACCGGTAGCATACACGGGAATGGAGCACGCGCTGCACGCGGCACTCGCCCTGGGCCTGGTCTGGCTGGCGGCCCGGGTTCTCAGTTCTGCCGGACGGCTCCCGCCTCGCGACGTTGGACTTCTCGCTCTGCTCGCCGCTCTCCTGACCGCGGTCAGGTACGAAGGTCTGTTCCTGGCGCTCGTGCTCTGCGTGCTGCTTCTCTTGAACCGACGCATCGCCGGAGCTGCAATTGTCGGAGCCGCCGCCCTGGTTGCGCCGTTGACGTATGGGGTCTGGTCCGTCTCAAGAGGTTGGCACTTCCTGCCGAACAGCGTGCTGCTGAAAGGCTCAATCCCTGACCTCAACGTGAGAGGAATTGTCGAGACACTTTTGGGCTACCGCTTCTGGGCCAACGCCGGCAGGAGCCCGCACCTGCTGTTGCTGCTCA from candidate division WOR-3 bacterium includes these protein-coding regions:
- a CDS encoding Rrf2 family transcriptional regulator → MANTKRQNGSAPFRVSEAANLGLHALAVIAAGPEPLTRTREIASRLKASAAHLAKVMVALERAGLVSGARGPAGGYRLNRAPRQITLREIYEAIEGPMQARECLFDEPVCTAKGCALSDYFGKLNRDVMRTLERTRLTDLMKEFGGNNGK
- a CDS encoding 4Fe-4S dicluster domain-containing protein — protein: MGSKRKIIRIDEEKCTGCGQCIPNCPEGALQVIDGKARLISDLFCDGLGACVGNCPEGAMEVTEREAEPYDEARVMENIVKAGPNTIAAHLHHLKEHGATAYYNEAVACLEKKGIPMPREKKNLACGCPGSAVRDLSPEPAKAATAAPGAARSSRLRNWPIQLMLVPVSAPYLRNADLLLSADCVGSSHPNFHDELLKDRVLIIACPKLDDTDHYLEKLTELFRENEPKSVMVAHMTVPCCFGLVQIVQQAIAASGKPIPFAQVTIGLDGKVAK
- a CDS encoding cupin domain-containing protein; the protein is MLLRPGADRPAGHRRFGQADTIRPGDHRSRRQSGEVRPITVADSPVVPNPNGLDAHRLFASPDVEVVHIALPAGHALVRHAAPVDTLFYIITGIGTVESDAGSVRAEAGTLVPHPKETFHRVRNETRDRLEFLVIKAPRPVVPPRFDATANQTQPEGDNP
- the hcp gene encoding hydroxylamine reductase, which gives rise to MFCYQCEQTARGTGCTAHGVCGKDETCSTLQDLLVYATKGVSQYAHRARALGAVDREVNVFTVEALFTTITNVDFDTERLSGWLEQAFEMRNKARTMYEEACRKSGKTPEQLSGPAAWQPPVIGSEIFAQGHEQGVLARHKLWGDDLADLHDLALYGLKGAAAYADHAQKLGQEDDAAYAEFHRILDLLARDQLDADTLFAAALDAGRLNYRTMELLDAANTGAFGHPAPTPVRMTPVKGKAILVSGHSLRDLAALLKQTEGKGINVYTHGEMLPAHGYPNLRKYGHLVGHYGTAWQNQQKEFADFPGAILMTTNCIQKPRDEYFGRIFTSGLVAWPGVAHIPNQDFSPVIKAALEAPGFTADEPEKTTLVGFARNAVLAAAPKVIELVKAGKIKHFFLVGGCDGSKPERNYYTELVEKTPKDTIVLTLACGKFKFNHLQLGDIEGIPRLLDIGQCNDAYSAIQIALALAQAFNTEVNKLPLSIILSWYEQKAVAILLTLLALDVKNIRIGPSLPAFLTPNLVKILVDKYQLAPTKTADEDLKAILG